One genomic region from Streptomyces sp. NBC_00582 encodes:
- the cpaB gene encoding Flp pilus assembly protein CpaB has product MNSRQRRGVILLLLSVLCALGAFAGVLSVIDDVNSKVGPEVTAYELRSDIAPYTALEESQFKKIEMPKRWLSQNAVTDLAAIRDKIAVTTLKKGSLLQSDMIVDQPALRPGQQEVAIMVDAATGVAGKIRPGSSVNVYATFEGARDTDPDQSKIIVTNARVLDVGEIKALEPDRDNRDSATDAVPITFALSTLDAQRITYAESFAKRVRLALVAPGGDTTIPDQDRTYELVTDK; this is encoded by the coding sequence ATGAACTCCCGTCAGCGCCGCGGCGTGATTCTCCTGCTCCTGTCGGTGTTGTGCGCCCTCGGTGCCTTCGCCGGCGTCCTCTCCGTCATCGACGACGTGAACTCCAAGGTCGGCCCCGAGGTCACCGCCTACGAGCTGCGGTCCGACATCGCGCCGTACACGGCCCTCGAGGAGAGCCAGTTCAAGAAGATCGAGATGCCGAAGCGCTGGCTGTCGCAGAACGCCGTCACCGACCTCGCCGCGATCCGCGACAAGATCGCCGTGACGACCCTCAAGAAGGGCTCGCTCCTGCAGAGCGACATGATCGTCGACCAGCCCGCCCTGCGGCCGGGCCAGCAGGAGGTCGCCATCATGGTCGACGCCGCGACGGGCGTGGCGGGCAAGATCCGGCCCGGGTCCTCGGTCAACGTGTACGCCACCTTCGAGGGCGCCCGCGACACCGACCCCGACCAGTCGAAGATCATCGTGACGAACGCGCGCGTCCTCGACGTCGGCGAGATCAAGGCCCTCGAACCCGACCGCGACAACCGCGACTCCGCCACCGACGCGGTCCCCATCACCTTCGCCCTGTCGACCCTGGACGCCCAGCGCATCACCTACGCGGAGTCCTTCGCCAAGCGCGTCCGCCTCGCCCTCGTGGCCCCCGGCGGGGACACCACGATCCCCGACCAGGACCGTACGTACGAACTCGTCACGGACAAGTGA
- a CDS encoding chitinase, translating into MSPHKRVTRLWSGAVCAALALSLAGAAQASAADINNARNAGFESGLANWTCTAGSGTTVSSPVHGGAAALKATPAGQDNARCTQTVAVKPNSTYTLGAWVQGGYAYLGVTGTGTTDVSTWTPDSASWKQLLTTFTTGASTTSVTVYTHGWYGQQPYYADDVSVQGPDGGGGGDPAPTIPSAPTAPTVSGTTSSSVSLSWSAVSNATGYTVYRSGTKVISVTGTSATVTGLAASTSYSFQVTATNAAGESPKSAAVTGTTTAASGGSLPRHAVTGYWQNFNNGATVQRISDVPAAYDIVAVAFADATTTPGAVTFTLDSAGLGGYTVDQFKADIRAKQAAGKKVIVSVGGQNGTVSVSDATSAANFANSVYALMQTYGFDGVDIDLENGLNATYMSQALRALSSKAGSSLVLTMAPQTIDMQSTSNAYFQTALNVKDILTVVNMQYYNSGSMLGCDGKVYSQGSVDFLTALACIQLEGGLAPSQVGLGLPASPSGAGSGYVSPTVVNNALDCLTRGTGCGSFKPAKTYPDLRGAMTWSTNWDAAAGNAWSSTVGAHVHALP; encoded by the coding sequence ATGTCCCCACATAAACGAGTGACGAGACTGTGGTCGGGGGCGGTTTGCGCCGCCCTCGCCCTGTCCCTGGCGGGCGCGGCTCAGGCGTCCGCCGCGGACATCAACAACGCGAGGAACGCCGGCTTCGAGTCCGGCCTCGCCAACTGGACCTGTACGGCGGGCAGCGGTACGACGGTGTCCTCGCCGGTGCACGGCGGCGCGGCCGCGCTGAAGGCGACCCCGGCCGGCCAGGACAACGCACGGTGCACCCAGACGGTGGCCGTGAAACCCAACTCCACCTACACGCTCGGCGCCTGGGTGCAGGGCGGCTACGCCTACCTGGGCGTGACGGGCACGGGCACGACGGACGTGTCCACCTGGACCCCCGACTCCGCCTCGTGGAAGCAACTCCTGACCACCTTCACCACCGGGGCGTCCACCACCTCGGTGACGGTCTACACCCACGGCTGGTACGGCCAGCAGCCCTACTACGCCGACGACGTCTCGGTCCAGGGACCCGACGGCGGCGGAGGCGGCGACCCGGCCCCCACGATCCCCTCCGCGCCGACGGCCCCGACGGTCTCCGGCACGACCTCCTCGTCCGTCTCCCTGTCCTGGTCCGCGGTCTCGAACGCGACCGGCTACACCGTCTACCGGTCCGGTACGAAGGTCATCTCCGTGACGGGCACCTCGGCCACCGTGACCGGGCTCGCGGCCTCGACGTCGTACAGCTTCCAGGTGACGGCGACGAACGCGGCGGGCGAGTCGCCGAAGTCGGCGGCGGTGACGGGTACGACGACGGCCGCGTCCGGCGGTTCACTGCCCCGGCACGCGGTGACCGGCTACTGGCAGAACTTCAACAACGGCGCGACGGTCCAGCGCATCTCGGACGTCCCCGCCGCGTACGACATCGTCGCCGTCGCCTTCGCCGACGCGACGACGACACCGGGCGCCGTCACCTTCACCCTCGACTCGGCCGGGCTCGGCGGATACACCGTCGACCAGTTCAAGGCCGACATCCGGGCGAAGCAGGCGGCCGGCAAGAAGGTGATCGTCTCGGTCGGCGGTCAGAACGGCACGGTGTCGGTGAGCGACGCGACCTCGGCGGCCAACTTCGCGAACTCCGTGTACGCGCTGATGCAGACGTACGGCTTCGACGGCGTCGACATCGACCTGGAGAACGGTCTGAACGCGACGTACATGAGCCAGGCGCTGAGGGCGTTGTCCTCGAAGGCGGGCTCGTCGCTCGTGCTGACGATGGCCCCGCAGACGATCGACATGCAGTCCACGTCGAACGCCTACTTCCAGACCGCGCTGAACGTGAAGGACATCCTCACGGTCGTCAACATGCAGTACTACAACAGCGGTTCGATGCTGGGCTGCGACGGCAAGGTCTACAGCCAGGGCTCGGTGGACTTCCTCACGGCCCTCGCCTGCATCCAACTGGAGGGCGGCCTCGCCCCGTCCCAGGTCGGCCTGGGCCTGCCGGCCTCCCCCAGCGGCGCGGGCAGCGGATACGTCTCCCCCACGGTGGTCAACAACGCGCTGGACTGCCTCACGCGGGGCACGGGCTGCGGCTCCTTCAAACCCGCGAAGACCTATCCGGACCTGCGCGGCGCCATGACCTGGTCCACCAACTGGGACGCGGCGGCGGGCAACGCCTGGTCCTCGACCGTGGGGGCGCATGTGCACGCGCTACCGTGA
- a CDS encoding SCO4225 family membrane protein: protein MTDTVTGRLRHALTDVFALAYLALCAGLLVWALVVTALDDSGESMAGVVPLLATAPASLVLLALPDHVSMIVLAIAFGALVNATVIGWCARALRGSGRGSR from the coding sequence ATGACCGACACCGTGACCGGCCGACTGCGGCACGCCCTGACCGACGTCTTCGCCCTCGCCTACCTGGCGCTCTGCGCGGGCCTGTTGGTGTGGGCCCTGGTGGTGACCGCCCTGGACGACTCCGGCGAGTCCATGGCCGGAGTCGTCCCCCTCCTGGCCACGGCCCCCGCCAGCCTGGTCCTCCTGGCCCTCCCGGACCACGTCTCGATGATCGTGCTCGCCATCGCCTTCGGAGCCCTGGTCAACGCGACGGTCATCGGCTGGTGTGCCCGCGCCCTGCGTGGCAGCGGGCGCGGCTCACGGTAG
- a CDS encoding response regulator, translating into MSLKVLVVDDQGIVRAGFAAVIDAEEDLTVVGEAGDGATAVRMAEELSPDVVLMDVRMPELDGIAATRIITGRQDAPRVLVLTTFDLDAYVFDALRAGASGFLLKDVQPAELLQGIRVVAAGESVLAPSATRRLIGHYASGAGAGTSPGAPAPELDSLTASQRGVLTLVAAGLNNAEIADQLGITVGTVKSHVNALLRKLGLRDRVQATILAYDLGLARPNPPGLHL; encoded by the coding sequence ATGAGTCTCAAGGTGCTGGTCGTCGACGACCAGGGCATCGTACGGGCGGGGTTCGCCGCCGTGATCGACGCCGAGGAGGATCTGACGGTCGTCGGCGAGGCCGGCGACGGCGCGACCGCCGTACGGATGGCCGAGGAACTCTCCCCCGACGTGGTCCTCATGGACGTCCGCATGCCCGAACTCGACGGAATCGCCGCCACCCGCATCATCACCGGCCGCCAGGACGCGCCCCGGGTCCTCGTCCTGACCACCTTCGACCTCGACGCGTACGTCTTCGACGCCCTGCGGGCGGGGGCCTCGGGCTTCCTCCTCAAGGACGTCCAGCCCGCCGAACTCCTCCAGGGCATCCGGGTGGTGGCGGCGGGCGAGAGCGTGCTCGCGCCGTCGGCGACCCGGCGGCTGATCGGGCACTACGCCTCGGGCGCCGGAGCCGGGACCTCCCCCGGCGCCCCGGCCCCCGAACTGGACAGCCTCACCGCCAGCCAGCGCGGCGTTCTCACGCTGGTGGCGGCGGGCCTCAACAACGCCGAGATCGCCGACCAGTTGGGCATCACGGTGGGCACGGTGAAGTCCCACGTCAACGCGCTCCTGCGCAAACTCGGGCTGCGGGACCGGGTCCAGGCGACGATCCTCGCCTACGACCTGGGCCTGGCCCGCCCCAACCCACCCGGCCTGCACCTCTGA
- a CDS encoding sensor histidine kinase — protein MKRTDDRLIPVLLICVQALVWPGAALVRGTVPSASDLLVAALVAGPLTAALALRRARPVTTLVLVAVACGLGAGPLPTGAVAVSGTAGVALALFTVASERDTFTALLCVVALPFWQVTQDVTLHGLRDGDGLGVALTALLYAAACGSGLVARRARRARQTAERALRRAEAERHRLPAAERRRMERELHDVSAHHLTAVVVTAGAALGLRERRPELAQEALRFAAETGREVCRALGAVRAPTPSREELPTPEERLLALVAGFRRLDQPVDCAIDPLPEGVVADAAYGIVREALTNVARHAPGARTTVLCRYGDTRTDVVVTSAAPPAGAAAHAAGLGGGRGQGFLRSRAREAGGTLSTGPTADGGWEVRAALPGRGSGPVEASVPRGYRLAQVVAALGLSLQPLLPALVIRADTASSTASSTAHLTAGTLFALLAAAQAVALLWLRRTPRLALAALLALAPLWPVAMALGDYTGPVLLPPALSALATCTALTARAQARTAARPAPAGARRTTKLVSTDLPVSAGGSGDRVVPGGGSGERPVPGGAVADRPVSAGGVAERPVSAGGVAERPVPGGGVAERPVSAGGSGERPVPGGGVAERPVSAGGSGERPVPGGGVAERPVSAGGSGARAVSAGGSADRVVSAGGSGDLPVSAGGSGDLPVSAGGSGDRVVPGGGSGERPVPGGGVAERVVPGGGSAEQVVSAGGVAVRLVSYVLSSDGPFLAAVVMAVVVHAGAAAGAVLDRGTSVPGWAVAGGAVVVALAVAGAAVRVGSLRGRRDRADRGAREERLAVWTEEAVRDAWAERRRIAGGLETTVLARTADMVAEAEAGRLDGTADRAREALAAMRALLDTVRENETAPALRPQPTLQALDLLAAQCRATGREVEIRLTGRVPDRLPTAVDLTAYHAAETLLAVGGEEPALLELDTDGATLTLTATGVPLGARPAVRERLTARIAALGGTLTTEASGPVGLRLPLAPAAEQGEEKRER, from the coding sequence ATGAAGCGAACCGACGACCGGCTGATCCCGGTCCTGCTGATCTGCGTCCAGGCGCTGGTGTGGCCCGGGGCGGCGCTCGTACGCGGCACCGTCCCCTCCGCGTCCGACCTGCTCGTGGCCGCCCTGGTCGCCGGACCGCTGACCGCCGCACTCGCGCTGCGCCGTGCCCGCCCGGTGACCACCCTGGTCCTGGTCGCCGTCGCCTGCGGGCTGGGGGCCGGGCCGCTGCCCACCGGAGCGGTGGCCGTGTCCGGGACCGCGGGCGTCGCGCTGGCCCTGTTCACCGTGGCGAGCGAACGCGACACCTTCACCGCCCTGCTGTGCGTGGTGGCGCTCCCCTTCTGGCAGGTGACGCAGGACGTCACCCTGCACGGGCTCAGGGACGGCGACGGCCTGGGCGTCGCCCTCACCGCCCTGCTGTACGCGGCCGCGTGCGGCAGCGGCCTGGTGGCGCGGCGGGCCCGGCGGGCACGGCAGACGGCCGAGCGGGCGCTCCGCCGCGCCGAGGCCGAACGTCACCGGCTCCCGGCGGCCGAACGGCGGCGGATGGAGAGGGAGTTGCACGACGTCAGCGCCCACCATCTGACCGCGGTGGTGGTCACCGCGGGCGCGGCGCTTGGGCTGCGCGAGCGGCGCCCCGAACTGGCCCAGGAGGCACTGCGGTTCGCCGCCGAGACCGGCCGGGAGGTCTGCCGCGCCCTCGGCGCGGTCCGGGCGCCGACGCCCTCACGTGAGGAACTGCCCACGCCCGAGGAGCGGTTGCTGGCGCTCGTCGCGGGGTTCCGCAGGCTCGACCAGCCGGTGGACTGCGCGATCGACCCCCTGCCGGAGGGGGTCGTCGCGGACGCGGCGTACGGCATCGTGCGCGAGGCGCTGACCAACGTGGCACGCCACGCACCCGGCGCCCGTACGACGGTGCTGTGCCGCTACGGCGACACCCGCACCGACGTCGTGGTCACCAGCGCGGCCCCGCCGGCCGGCGCGGCGGCGCACGCGGCGGGCCTCGGCGGCGGCCGAGGCCAGGGCTTCCTGCGCTCCCGCGCCCGGGAGGCGGGCGGCACCCTGAGCACCGGTCCGACGGCCGACGGCGGCTGGGAGGTGCGCGCGGCCCTGCCCGGCCGAGGCTCCGGCCCGGTGGAGGCAAGCGTGCCGCGGGGCTACCGGCTCGCCCAGGTCGTCGCCGCGCTCGGGCTGTCCCTCCAGCCGCTGCTTCCCGCGCTGGTGATCCGCGCGGACACCGCGTCGTCCACCGCGTCGTCCACCGCGCACCTCACCGCGGGCACGCTGTTCGCCCTGCTCGCCGCGGCCCAGGCGGTCGCCCTGCTGTGGCTGCGCCGGACCCCCCGGCTCGCCCTCGCCGCCCTGCTCGCCCTGGCCCCGCTGTGGCCGGTGGCGATGGCGCTGGGCGACTACACCGGCCCGGTGCTGCTGCCGCCCGCGCTGAGCGCACTCGCCACCTGCACGGCCCTCACGGCGAGGGCGCAAGCCCGAACGGCCGCGCGTCCGGCCCCGGCCGGGGCCCGAAGGACCACAAAGCTGGTTTCGACGGACCTGCCGGTCTCGGCGGGTGGCTCGGGGGACCGGGTGGTCCCGGGGGGTGGCTCGGGGGAGCGACCGGTTCCGGGGGGTGCCGTGGCGGACCGGCCGGTCTCGGCGGGTGGCGTGGCGGAGCGGCCGGTCTCGGCGGGTGGCGTGGCGGAGCGACCGGTTCCGGGGGGTGGCGTGGCGGAGCGGCCGGTCTCGGCGGGTGGCTCGGGGGAGCGACCGGTTCCGGGGGGTGGCGTGGCGGAGCGGCCGGTCTCGGCGGGTGGCTCGGGGGAGCGACCGGTTCCGGGGGGTGGCGTGGCGGAGCGGCCGGTCTCGGCGGGTGGCTCGGGGGCCCGGGCGGTCTCGGCGGGTGGCTCGGCGGACCGGGTGGTCTCGGCGGGTGGCTCGGGGGACCTGCCTGTCTCGGCGGGTGGCTCGGGGGACCTGCCGGTCTCGGCGGGCGGCTCGGGGGACCGGGTGGTCCCGGGGGGTGGCTCGGGGGAGCGACCGGTTCCGGGGGGTGGCGTGGCGGAGCGCGTCGTCCCGGGGGGTGGCTCGGCGGAGCAGGTGGTCTCGGCGGGTGGTGTGGCTGTCCGGCTGGTCTCGTACGTGCTGTCGTCGGACGGCCCGTTCCTGGCCGCCGTGGTGATGGCGGTGGTCGTTCATGCGGGGGCCGCGGCCGGTGCCGTGCTGGACCGGGGTACGTCGGTGCCCGGCTGGGCGGTGGCGGGGGGTGCCGTGGTCGTGGCCCTGGCGGTGGCCGGTGCGGCCGTGCGGGTCGGGAGCCTGCGCGGGCGGCGCGACCGGGCCGACCGGGGCGCGCGCGAGGAGCGGCTCGCCGTCTGGACCGAGGAGGCCGTCCGGGACGCGTGGGCCGAGCGGCGCCGGATCGCCGGCGGGCTGGAGACCACCGTGCTCGCCCGCACCGCCGACATGGTCGCGGAGGCGGAGGCGGGCCGGCTCGACGGCACCGCCGACCGCGCCCGTGAGGCCCTGGCCGCGATGCGCGCCCTGCTCGACACGGTCCGGGAGAACGAGACGGCACCCGCGCTGCGCCCCCAGCCCACCCTCCAGGCCCTCGACCTGCTCGCCGCCCAGTGCCGGGCCACCGGCCGCGAGGTGGAGATACGGCTCACCGGCCGGGTCCCGGACCGGCTGCCCACGGCCGTGGACCTGACCGCCTACCATGCCGCCGAGACGCTGCTCGCGGTCGGCGGCGAGGAACCCGCCCTGCTGGAACTCGACACGGACGGCGCTACGTTGACGCTGACCGCCACCGGTGTGCCGCTTGGCGCCCGCCCCGCCGTACGGGAGAGGCTCACGGCGCGGATCGCGGCGCTCGGCGGCACCCTGACCACCGAGGCATCCGGCCCGGTCGGCCTTCGGCTGCCGCTCGCGCCGGCGGCGGAGCAGGGTGAGGAGAAGAGGGAACGATGA
- a CDS encoding SigE family RNA polymerase sigma factor: MRKVRADEYAEFAAARTGHLYRSACLLTAGDTHLAEDLVQETLGRLYVRWGRVSRADNPAGYAQTVLTRTFLAHQRRRSSRERAVAVFPDLPDGGGIDTPLRLTLLQALGRLPAKDRAVVVLRYWEDRSIEETAGALNASSAAVRTRCSRALARLRELLGEDIGEYVRP; encoded by the coding sequence ATGAGGAAGGTCCGTGCGGACGAGTACGCCGAGTTCGCGGCGGCGCGCACCGGGCATCTGTACCGGTCGGCGTGTCTGCTCACCGCCGGGGACACGCATCTCGCCGAGGATCTCGTCCAGGAGACCCTCGGCAGGCTGTACGTCCGCTGGGGCCGGGTGTCGCGCGCGGACAACCCGGCGGGGTACGCGCAGACCGTCCTGACCCGCACCTTCCTCGCGCACCAGCGCCGACGCAGCAGCCGTGAACGGGCCGTGGCGGTGTTTCCCGACCTGCCGGACGGCGGCGGCATCGACACACCGCTGAGGCTCACCCTGCTCCAGGCCCTCGGGCGGCTGCCCGCGAAGGACCGGGCCGTGGTGGTGCTGCGGTACTGGGAGGACCGGTCGATCGAGGAGACCGCCGGTGCGCTGAACGCCAGTTCGGCGGCGGTACGGACCCGGTGCTCGCGGGCGCTAGCACGGCTGCGGGAGCTGCTGGGCGAGGACATCGGCGAGTACGTACGCCCCTGA
- a CDS encoding isochorismatase family protein translates to MAVTVLDDKTALVLIDLQAGTLAAPTTPYAAADVVARAAGLADAFRAAGAPVVLVRMATSPDGADAVPGRSEAARLAGGRSRPHDLGPIAEALGGHDGDIHVTKRNWGAFHGTDLDVQLRRRGVTQIVLGGIATSLGVESTARAAHEHGYHVTFAVDVMTDIDEDAHRHSVSYLFPLIGEPGTTEEILALLGQ, encoded by the coding sequence GTGGCCGTGACCGTGCTCGACGACAAGACCGCGCTCGTCCTGATCGACCTTCAGGCGGGCACACTCGCCGCCCCGACCACGCCGTACGCGGCCGCCGACGTGGTGGCCCGGGCCGCCGGACTCGCCGACGCCTTCCGGGCCGCCGGCGCCCCCGTGGTCCTGGTCCGCATGGCCACCTCACCCGACGGCGCCGACGCCGTCCCCGGCCGCAGCGAGGCGGCCCGGCTGGCCGGCGGCCGCTCCCGCCCCCACGACCTCGGACCGATCGCCGAAGCGCTCGGCGGCCACGACGGGGACATCCACGTCACCAAGCGGAACTGGGGCGCCTTCCACGGCACCGACCTGGACGTCCAGCTGCGCAGGCGGGGCGTCACCCAGATCGTGCTGGGCGGCATCGCCACCAGCCTCGGCGTCGAGTCGACCGCCCGCGCCGCCCACGAGCACGGCTACCACGTCACGTTCGCGGTCGACGTCATGACGGACATCGACGAGGACGCCCACCGGCACAGCGTGTCCTACCTCTTCCCGCTGATCGGCGAGCCGGGCACCACGGAGGAGATCCTGGCGCTGCTCGGGCAGTAG
- a CDS encoding Nramp family divalent metal transporter, translating into MADTTGNPTDTQASSGIDNTDNTSPRKSSWKYIGPGIVVAATGVGAGDLVATLVAGSNFGYTLLWAAVVGCLVKISLAEAAGRWHLSTGRTLFDGWAGLGRWTTYFFVVYAVVWGFVYGAAAMSSSALPLQALFPDVMDLEWWGIACGLVGLVFVWFNRYAVFEKVMTVLVGVMFVVTVYLAVRVTPNLPDALAGLLPVLPDEKDSVLNTLGLIGGVGGTITLAAYGYWVNAKGWTHPGWMKVMRLDNRVAYLTTGVFVIAMLFVGAELLHSANVAIASGDKGLVQLGDILEAEYGAATAKFFLIGFFATSFTSLIGVWHGVSLMFADFVARSRTREAARGAEVASGERERSWPFRLYLLWLTFPPIVLLFQGQPFRLIILYGVLGAAFLPFLAGTLLWLLNSSRTPREWRNGPVSNAMLALAGLLFLVLCVKQVADQPWSEFF; encoded by the coding sequence ATGGCGGACACCACGGGTAACCCCACTGACACCCAGGCATCATCCGGCATCGACAACACCGACAACACCTCCCCCCGCAAGAGCAGTTGGAAGTACATCGGGCCCGGCATCGTCGTCGCCGCGACGGGGGTGGGCGCCGGTGATCTGGTCGCCACCCTCGTCGCGGGCAGCAACTTCGGCTACACGCTCCTGTGGGCGGCGGTCGTCGGCTGTCTGGTGAAGATCTCGCTCGCCGAGGCGGCCGGGCGCTGGCATCTGTCCACCGGGCGCACCCTCTTCGACGGCTGGGCCGGCCTCGGGCGCTGGACGACGTACTTCTTCGTCGTCTACGCCGTCGTCTGGGGCTTCGTCTACGGCGCGGCGGCGATGTCGTCGAGCGCGCTGCCCCTGCAGGCGCTGTTCCCGGACGTGATGGACCTCGAGTGGTGGGGCATCGCGTGCGGGCTGGTCGGCCTCGTCTTCGTGTGGTTCAACCGGTACGCGGTCTTCGAGAAGGTCATGACGGTGCTGGTCGGCGTCATGTTCGTGGTGACGGTGTATCTGGCGGTGCGGGTGACCCCGAACCTCCCGGACGCGCTGGCCGGGCTGCTGCCCGTGCTGCCCGACGAGAAGGACTCCGTCCTCAACACCCTCGGCCTGATCGGCGGCGTCGGCGGCACCATCACCCTCGCGGCGTACGGCTACTGGGTCAACGCCAAGGGCTGGACCCACCCGGGCTGGATGAAGGTGATGCGGCTCGACAACCGCGTCGCGTACCTCACGACCGGCGTCTTCGTGATCGCGATGCTCTTCGTCGGTGCCGAGCTGCTGCACTCCGCGAACGTCGCGATCGCGAGCGGCGACAAGGGGCTCGTCCAGCTCGGCGACATCCTGGAGGCGGAGTACGGCGCGGCCACGGCGAAGTTCTTCCTGATCGGCTTCTTCGCGACCTCCTTCACCTCGCTGATCGGCGTCTGGCACGGCGTCAGCCTGATGTTCGCCGACTTCGTGGCCCGCTCCCGGACCCGGGAGGCGGCACGCGGGGCGGAGGTCGCCTCGGGGGAGCGGGAGCGTTCGTGGCCGTTCCGGCTGTACCTGCTGTGGCTGACCTTCCCGCCGATCGTGCTGCTCTTCCAGGGCCAGCCCTTCCGGCTGATCATCCTGTACGGCGTCCTGGGCGCGGCCTTCCTGCCCTTCCTGGCCGGCACCCTGCTGTGGCTGCTCAACTCCTCCCGGACGCCGCGCGAGTGGCGCAACGGTCCGGTGAGCAACGCGATGCTGGCGCTGGCCGGGCTGCTGTTCCTGGTGCTGTGCGTGAAGCAGGTTGCGGACCAGCCGTGGTCGGAGTTCTTCTGA
- a CDS encoding ATP-binding protein, producing MLRLSGGGPRPEPAPRYGACPQPPMGAGHWSAEYDPRPVAVPQARAQVRRRLEGWGLADRGDLVDTAELLVSELATSALLNSASRFRLTLTAAHGVLRCEVEDGGRCVPQVFLLDALARRWGCHEDAVGRTVWFELGTCGCD from the coding sequence ATGCTGCGACTCTCCGGCGGAGGACCCCGCCCGGAACCCGCGCCCCGCTACGGCGCCTGTCCCCAGCCGCCGATGGGCGCCGGCCACTGGAGCGCGGAGTACGACCCCCGGCCCGTCGCCGTGCCCCAGGCGCGGGCGCAGGTGCGCAGACGGCTGGAGGGGTGGGGGCTCGCGGACCGGGGCGACCTGGTGGACACGGCCGAGCTGCTCGTCAGCGAGCTGGCCACCAGCGCGCTGCTGAACTCCGCGAGCCGCTTCCGGCTCACGCTGACGGCGGCGCACGGGGTGCTGCGGTGCGAGGTGGAGGACGGCGGGCGGTGTGTGCCGCAGGTGTTCCTGCTGGACGCGCTGGCCCGGCGGTGGGGATGTCATGAGGACGCGGTCGGCAGGACGGTGTGGTTCGAACTCGGCACGTGCGGGTGCGACTAG
- a CDS encoding MEDS domain-containing protein, which produces MTAPSSPSASPSPAPGTFDHRMTVFGTEEGFLADALPFLAEGLAAPDEPPPMAILAPDRLDLLRDALGADARHIGFLPHTDWYTGSAANAVARAAVHLAGHGGPGGRTHLLMEPVWNGRAGRSPRESAEWIRYEALANLLFASTATTAMCVYDTRTAGAVLIEAARRAHPDTEVYEDPARIAAELDAVPLPPTPSDARRLTEPAPEAVRAWAAGRGLGPADAEAFAAAVAEAAGLGRVTGAALWGEAPGCVCEVSLAERIDDPLVGFVPPPAAEPAPGQGLWYARQVCAYVDVRDTGGGGTAVRLQYA; this is translated from the coding sequence ATGACCGCTCCGTCCTCGCCCTCCGCCTCCCCTTCGCCCGCACCCGGCACGTTCGACCACCGCATGACGGTGTTCGGCACCGAGGAGGGCTTCCTCGCCGACGCCCTCCCGTTCCTCGCCGAAGGGCTCGCCGCCCCCGACGAGCCCCCGCCGATGGCGATCCTCGCCCCCGACCGGCTGGACCTCCTGCGCGACGCCCTCGGCGCCGACGCCCGGCACATCGGCTTCCTCCCGCACACCGACTGGTACACCGGCTCCGCCGCCAACGCCGTCGCCCGGGCCGCCGTCCACCTCGCCGGACACGGCGGACCCGGCGGCCGTACGCACCTCCTGATGGAACCCGTGTGGAACGGCCGGGCCGGCCGCTCCCCGCGCGAGAGCGCCGAGTGGATCCGCTACGAGGCCCTCGCCAACCTCCTCTTCGCGTCCACGGCGACCACCGCGATGTGCGTCTACGACACCCGTACCGCCGGCGCCGTCCTCATCGAGGCGGCCCGCCGCGCCCACCCCGACACGGAGGTGTACGAGGACCCGGCCAGGATCGCCGCCGAGCTGGACGCCGTACCGCTGCCGCCGACCCCGTCCGACGCGCGGCGGCTCACCGAGCCGGCGCCCGAGGCGGTGCGGGCCTGGGCGGCCGGGCGGGGGCTGGGCCCGGCCGACGCGGAGGCGTTCGCCGCGGCCGTCGCCGAGGCGGCCGGCCTCGGCCGGGTCACCGGCGCGGCCCTGTGGGGCGAGGCCCCCGGCTGTGTCTGCGAGGTCTCCCTGGCCGAGCGGATCGACGACCCGCTCGTCGGCTTCGTCCCGCCGCCGGCCGCCGAACCGGCCCCCGGTCAGGGGCTCTGGTACGCACGCCAGGTGTGCGCGTACGTCGACGTCCGGGACACCGGTGGCGGGGGCACGGCCGTACGGTTGCAGTACGCGTGA